One Brassica napus cultivar Da-Ae chromosome C4, Da-Ae, whole genome shotgun sequence genomic region harbors:
- the LOC106440705 gene encoding histone H2B.8 produces MAPKAAEKKPAEKKPAEKSPAEKRPKAEKKISKEGGSDKKKKKSKKSVETYKIYIFKVLKQVHPDIGISGKAMGIMNSFINDIFEKLAQESSKLARYNKKPTITSREIQTAVRLVLPGELAKHAVSEGTKAVTKFTST; encoded by the coding sequence ATGGCACCCAAGGCGGCAGAGAAGAAACCGGCGGAGAAGAAGCCAGCCGAGAAATCACCGGCGGAGAAGCGTCCAAAGGCGGAGAAGAAGATCTCGAAGGAAGGAGGAAgcgacaagaagaagaagaaatcgaaGAAGAGCGTGGAGACGTACAAGATCTACATCTTCAAGGTCCTGAAGCAGGTTCATCCCGATATCGGAATCTCGGGTAAAGCGATGGGGATCATGAACAGTTTCATCAACGACATATTCGAGAAACTGGCGCAGGAATCATCGAAGCTCGCTAGGTACAACAAGAAGCCGACGATTACGTCGAGGGAGATCCAGACGGCGGTTAGGCTTGTGTTGCCCGGAGAGCTCGCGAAGCACGCCGTCTCTGAGGGGACTAAGGCGGTTACGAAATTCACAAGCACTTAG
- the LOC106440702 gene encoding soluble inorganic pyrophosphatase 4 encodes MAPPIEIVTTKNYAEKQASVPPLNERILSSLTHRSVAAHPWHDLEIGPEAPVIFNCVVEIGKGSKVKYELDKTTGLIKVDRILYSSVVYPHNYGFIPRTLCEDNDPIDVLVIMQEPVIPGCFLRAKAIGLMPMIDQGEKDDKIIAVCADDPEYRHYNDIKELPPHRLAEIRRFFEDYKKNENKEVAVNDFLPATAAYEAVQHSMDLYADYVMETLRR; translated from the exons ATGGCTCCACCGATTGAGATTGTTACCACCAAGAACTATGCTGAGAAACAGGCTTCAGTTCCTCCTCTTAATGAGAGGATACTTTCGTCCTTGACCCATAGATCAGTTGCTGCACACCCATGGCATGATCTTGAGATAG GACCTGAAGCTCCAGTGATCTTCAACTGT GTGGTTGAGATAGGGAAGGGGAGCAAGGTGAAGTATGAACTCGACAAAACTACGGGTCTCATCAAG gTGGACCGTATTCTTTACTCATCTGTTGTGTACCCACATAACTATGGGTTCATTCCGCGTACCCTTTGTGAGGACAATGACCCTATTGATGTTCTTGTCATCATGCAG GAGCCGGTGATCCCAGGATGCTTTCTTCGGGCCAAGGCTATCGGTCTTATGCCAATGATCGATcag GGTGAGAAAGACGACAAGATCATTGCTGTCTGCGCTGACGATCCTGAGTATCGTCATTACAATGACATCAAGGAGCTTCCACCTCATCGTCTGGCTGAGATTCGTCGTTTCTTTGAAGACT ATAAGAAAAACGAGAACAAGGAAGTAGCTGTTAATGACTTCCTTCCTGCTACCGCAGCCTATGAAGCAGTTCAGCATTCCAT GGATCTCTATGCGGATTACGTCATGGAGACCTTGAGACGGTGA
- the LOC106440703 gene encoding uncharacterized protein LOC106440703, with amino-acid sequence MSSFNGNMDNLLLQTLLGRLQIRPPSSPFLSQSLDDLLFKSDDTDDEEDLDSQNNLEREEAKLEKELIRVIVSGRIDSLKPNSGQAVTVNEHHICVGFHEDEESDYRVWEWHGHIMLFDEENGYTPEYIYGNYFERLPVKLLPSQRGGVGKEKKEVKEEEEEVESLGGLRELIDGGDGDRGRVLHRNINIGSSRA; translated from the exons ATGAGCTCCTTCAACGGAAACATGGACAACCTACTACTCCAAACCCTACTCGGCCGCCTCCAAATCCGCCCCCCAAGCTCCCCTTTCCTCTCTCAATCCCTAGACGACCTCCTCTTCAAATCCGACGACACCGATGACGAAGAAGACCTCGATTCCCAAAACAATCTCGAACGGGAAGAAGCCAAGCtcgagaaggagctaatccgcGTCATCGTCTCGGGTCGAATCGACTCTCTGAAGCCCAATTCGGGTCAAGCCGTGACGGTCAACGAGCACCACATCTGCGTTGGGTTTCACGAGGATGAGGAGTCGGATTACCGTGTCTGGGAGTGGCATGGGCATATCATGCTTTTCGATGAGGAGAATGGGTACACGCCTGAGTATATCTACGGGAATTACTTCGAGAGGTTGCCTGTGAAGTTGCTGCCGAGTCAAAGAGGAGGTGTGGGTAAGGAGAAGAAGGAGGtgaaagaggaggaggaggaggtggagagtTTGGGTGGTTTGAGAGAGTTGATTGATGGTGGAGATGGTGATCGTGGTAGGGTTCTTCACAGGAACATCAACATTGGTTCCTCAAG GGCCTAA
- the LOC125586048 gene encoding uncharacterized protein LOC125586048, with amino-acid sequence MRHHLIEGLKDQYMTIESPLDLWNALKHRYDHQKMVLLPKARHDWMHLRFMDFKSVDEYNSALFKIVSILRLCGEEVSDVMMLEKTYTTFNQSNSVLQQQYRTKAPLPEAHDVEKKDPKETYYTHDNRRSHGNGRGGYRGRRRDNHNGRGSYSTGRSGNHNNRGRGSNYGRGRGSYGRGRGGISKPSYTSKSLCHRCGMDNHWAKNCRTPKHLCELYQESIKNKNPEANMIQENGQDDKGYDADNESDRDSKDDQMDFETSDCLKD; translated from the exons atgcgccatcatctcatCGAAGGTCTTAAGGATCAGTACATGACAATTGAGAGTCCACTCGATCTTTGGAATGCTTTAAAGcacagatatgatcaccaaaagatggtgttgcttccaaaggcaagACACGACTGGATGCATCTCAGGTTCATGGACTTTAAGTCTGTGGACGAGTATAATTCAGCCTTGTTCAAAATCGTTTCTATACTAAGGCTGTGTGGTGAAGAAGTGTCCGATGTGatgatgcttgaaaagacctaTACGACTTTCAATCAGTCGAATTCTGTGTTGCAGCAGCAGTACAGGACAAAAG CACCATTACCCGAAGCCCATGATgttgaaaagaaagatcccaaagaGACCTACTACACCCATGATAATAGGAGATCACACGGCAATGGCCGTGGTGGGTACAGGGGTCGTAGGCGTGACAATCATAACGGTAGAGGTAGCTACTCAACCGGCCGAAgtggaaaccacaataaccgtggtcgtggttccaattacggtCGGGGTCGAGGGAGTTATGGCCGTGGacgaggtggcatatccaaaccatcttacacgtccaaGTCCTTATGTCACAGATGCGGGATGGACAatcattgggccaagaactgcAGAACTCCAAAGCACTTGTGCgaactctatcaagagagtatcaagaacaagaacccggaggcaaaTATGATCCAAGAGAACGGTCAAGATGACAAGGGatatgatgctgacaatgaatcCGACAGGGATAGCAAAGATGACCAGATGGACTTTGAGACATCCGACTGTCTAAAGGACTAG